One Belonocnema kinseyi isolate 2016_QV_RU_SX_M_011 chromosome 6, B_treatae_v1, whole genome shotgun sequence genomic region harbors:
- the LOC117175119 gene encoding vascular endothelial growth factor receptor 1-like isoform X1 → MLFINQILILIFLTLFSELLGHDEIPNWWIGKHPHKTLVINEGDPIEISCLAENSIFYYPKHSGTSNFTITQGKKDSESTLNIFRRHKAVHGDSDFYCCLKVNSTTINVDYTDNDFSAEIPLNLTYVYVRSKKYAFANRLSRNVWSWTKGTYMRVFCRPSSPDLHVELEHHYRGNRKVITHDKRVFWEPKFGFIVKNVQPVVDDGLYVCKANHNGHNKELLYPISITEDDVYNSPYISKNEEPLKRGDSVHLACRVLLENFTKHELNWITPRKNNKVTTKIHSEKADAGFVVTNELLITNFTEDDQGEYQCDFVHFNKAEPEVKSVTESLKIYDSKTRYMKIIYDRAENSFVRYTGDSLYIIVEVDAFPRPKVQWLNPRGADIQDSEKISVYNSYFYPRLIIEDIGLADGGVYTLQVSLDDEIQMMKFTLEVKPL, encoded by the exons aTGTTATTCATAAACCAGATTCTAATACTTATATTTCTGACGTTATTTTCAG AATTACTGGGTCATGATGAAATTCCAAATTGGTGGATTGGCAAACATCCTCACAAGACGTTAGTAATTAACGAGGGTGACCCTATTGAGATAAGTTGCCTGgctgaaaactcaattttctatTACCCGAAG CATAGCGGAACCTCAAATTTCACGATTACACAAGGAAAAAAGGATTCAGAatctactttaaatatttttcgacgCCATAAAGCTGTTCATGGCGATTCCGATTtttattgttgcttaaaagttaatAGCACAACTATTAACGTCGACTATACCGACAACGATTTCTCAGCAGAAATACCATTAAATTTGACTTATGTTTACGTAAGAT CAAAAAAGTATGCATTTGCCAATCGTTTAAGTAGAAACGTGTGGAGTTGGACTAAAGGAACATATATGAGAGTATTTTGTCGACCTTCTTCGCCAGATTTACATGTTGAACTCGAACATCATTATCGCGGAAATCGAAAA GTAATAACACACGACAAAAGAGTTTTCTGGGAACCAAAATTTggttttatcgttaaaaatgtgCAACCGGTGGTAGATGATGGTTTATACGTATGTAAGGCGAATCACAACGGTCATAATAAAGAACTTCTTTATCCAATATCGATTACTG aggACGATGTTTATAATAGTCCATATATTAGTAAAAATGAAGAACCACTTAAGCGAGGAGATTCTGTACACCTGGCCTGTAGAgtccttttagaaaattttacgaaGCATGAACTGAATTGGATTACACCAAGAAAG AACAACAAGGTAACAACAAAAATACATTCTGAAAAAGCTGATGCGGGTTTTGTTGTGACTAATGAGCTGCTGATAACAAACTTTACTGAAGATGACCAAGGAGAATACCAGTGCGATTTTGTACATTTCAATAAAGCAGAACCAGAAGTAAAATCAGTTACTGAGTCTCTCAAAATTTATG aTTCAAAGACTAGATATATGAAGATTATTTATGATCGAGCTGAAAATAGTTTTGTTCGATATACTGGAGACAGTTTATATATAATTGTTGAGGTGGACGCATTTCCGAGACCAAAAGTTCAATG GTTGAATCCGAGAGGTGCAGATATTCAGGATTCAGAAAAAATCTCCGTATACAACAGTTATTTCTATCCCCGATTGATTATAGAAGACATAGGGTTGGCTGATGGAGGCGTTTATACTCTTCAAGTATCTCTTGATGATGAAATCCAAATGATGAAATTTACCCTAGAAGTTAAGCCTCTATGA
- the LOC117175119 gene encoding vascular endothelial growth factor receptor 1-like isoform X2 gives MLFVNQIPIFIFLMLLSELLGHDEIPNWWIGKHPHKTLVINEGDPIEISCLAENSIFYYPKHSGTSNFTITQGKKDSESTLNIFRRHKAVHGDSDFYCCLKVNSTTINVDYTDNDFSAEIPLNLTYVYVRSKKYAFANRLSRNVWSWTKGTYMRVFCRPSSPDLHVELEHHYRGNRKVITHDKRVFWEPKFGFIVKNVQPVVDDGLYVCKANHNGHNKELLYPISITEDDVYNSPYISKNEEPLKRGDSVHLACRVLLENFTKHELNWITPRKNNKVTTKIHSEKADAGFVVTNELLITNFTEDDQGEYQCDFVHFNKAEPEVKSVTESLKIYDSKTRYMKIIYDRAENSFVRYTGDSLYIIVEVDAFPRPKVQWLNPRGADIQDSEKISVYNSYFYPRLIIEDIGLADGGVYTLQVSLDDEIQMMKFTLEVKPL, from the exons ATGTTATTCGTAAATCAGAttccaatatttatatttttgatgctGTTATCAG AATTACTGGGTCATGATGAAATTCCAAATTGGTGGATTGGCAAACATCCTCACAAGACGTTAGTAATTAACGAGGGTGACCCTATTGAGATAAGTTGCCTGgctgaaaactcaattttctatTACCCGAAG CATAGCGGAACCTCAAATTTCACGATTACACAAGGAAAAAAGGATTCAGAatctactttaaatatttttcgacgCCATAAAGCTGTTCATGGCGATTCCGATTtttattgttgcttaaaagttaatAGCACAACTATTAACGTCGACTATACCGACAACGATTTCTCAGCAGAAATACCATTAAATTTGACTTATGTTTACGTAAGAT CAAAAAAGTATGCATTTGCCAATCGTTTAAGTAGAAACGTGTGGAGTTGGACTAAAGGAACATATATGAGAGTATTTTGTCGACCTTCTTCGCCAGATTTACATGTTGAACTCGAACATCATTATCGCGGAAATCGAAAA GTAATAACACACGACAAAAGAGTTTTCTGGGAACCAAAATTTggttttatcgttaaaaatgtgCAACCGGTGGTAGATGATGGTTTATACGTATGTAAGGCGAATCACAACGGTCATAATAAAGAACTTCTTTATCCAATATCGATTACTG aggACGATGTTTATAATAGTCCATATATTAGTAAAAATGAAGAACCACTTAAGCGAGGAGATTCTGTACACCTGGCCTGTAGAgtccttttagaaaattttacgaaGCATGAACTGAATTGGATTACACCAAGAAAG AACAACAAGGTAACAACAAAAATACATTCTGAAAAAGCTGATGCGGGTTTTGTTGTGACTAATGAGCTGCTGATAACAAACTTTACTGAAGATGACCAAGGAGAATACCAGTGCGATTTTGTACATTTCAATAAAGCAGAACCAGAAGTAAAATCAGTTACTGAGTCTCTCAAAATTTATG aTTCAAAGACTAGATATATGAAGATTATTTATGATCGAGCTGAAAATAGTTTTGTTCGATATACTGGAGACAGTTTATATATAATTGTTGAGGTGGACGCATTTCCGAGACCAAAAGTTCAATG GTTGAATCCGAGAGGTGCAGATATTCAGGATTCAGAAAAAATCTCCGTATACAACAGTTATTTCTATCCCCGATTGATTATAGAAGACATAGGGTTGGCTGATGGAGGCGTTTATACTCTTCAAGTATCTCTTGATGATGAAATCCAAATGATGAAATTTACCCTAGAAGTTAAGCCTCTATGA